A window from Elusimicrobiota bacterium encodes these proteins:
- the cofC gene encoding 2-phospho-L-lactate guanylyltransferase, which translates to MPHTNLLVIFVKAPIPGQVKTRLMPHLNGTECAELYTCFVKDILNTVSQLVNTKILVAYQPHAPYPDLAWTGLKKSFDTLSQQGKTLGERLAHATGLSFGRGAKRVVIIGSDAPNFPLAHVTQAFDLLHKCDVVLGPALDGGYTLIGLSRPTLKLFENINWSTDQVYDQTLQQAANLGLALKVLPTHYDVDTFQELLQLKNDLSTTPHAAPLTFDYLTHALSVPF; encoded by the coding sequence ATGCCCCACACCAATCTCCTTGTTATTTTCGTTAAAGCTCCCATTCCCGGACAGGTCAAAACCCGCTTGATGCCTCATTTAAATGGAACCGAATGCGCAGAACTCTATACCTGTTTCGTAAAAGACATCCTTAATACCGTTTCCCAGCTCGTGAACACGAAAATCCTCGTGGCTTACCAACCCCATGCCCCATATCCGGATCTCGCTTGGACTGGCCTCAAAAAATCTTTCGACACCCTCTCTCAACAAGGAAAAACTTTGGGAGAGCGCCTTGCCCACGCAACGGGCCTCTCCTTTGGCCGGGGAGCCAAACGGGTGGTCATCATTGGAAGCGACGCTCCCAACTTTCCGCTCGCACACGTCACGCAGGCTTTTGACCTTCTCCACAAATGTGATGTTGTTTTGGGCCCCGCCCTTGATGGGGGATACACGCTGATCGGATTATCTCGACCAACTCTTAAACTCTTTGAAAATATCAACTGGTCCACCGATCAAGTTTATGACCAAACCCTTCAGCAGGCTGCCAACCTGGGGCTGGCATTGAAAGTTCTTCCTACGCATTATGATGTGGATACTTTTCAAGAGCTCCTTCAGCTGAAAAACGATCTTTCCACCACTCCTCACGCAGCGCCCTTGACCTTTGACTATCTCACGCATGCCCTTTCTGTTCCTTTCTAA